A single region of the Pararhodospirillum photometricum DSM 122 genome encodes:
- a CDS encoding NAD(P) transhydrogenase subunit alpha, with amino-acid sequence MLNQTPFAEGIQRLSEQANSLALHLETVSAKATAAAAAVAHSGPSEFWWLLTVFVLACFVGFYVVWSVTPALHSPLMGVTNAISSVIIVGALLAAGPDIVGGSKTLGVIAVFLASINIFGGFIVTQRMLAMFKKKQK; translated from the coding sequence ATGCTGAATCAGACTCCGTTTGCCGAAGGCATCCAGCGCCTGTCCGAGCAGGCCAACAGCTTGGCCCTGCACCTGGAAACGGTCTCGGCCAAGGCGACCGCCGCCGCCGCGGCCGTGGCCCACAGTGGTCCCAGCGAGTTCTGGTGGCTGCTGACGGTGTTTGTTCTGGCCTGTTTCGTCGGCTTTTACGTGGTGTGGTCGGTGACGCCGGCCCTGCACAGCCCGCTGATGGGCGTGACCAACGCCATTTCGTCGGTGATCATCGTCGGCGCCTTGCTGGCGGCCGGTCCCGACATCGTGGGCGGGTCCAAGACCCTGGGCGTGATTGCCGTGTTCCTGGCCAGCATCAACATCTTTGGCGGGTTCATCGTCACCCAGCGCATGCTTGCCATGTTCAAAAAGAAGCAGAAGTAA